A genomic region of Christiangramia sp. OXR-203 contains the following coding sequences:
- the rpmF gene encoding 50S ribosomal protein L32, protein MAHPKRKISKTRRDKRRTHYKASAPKVAVDAVTGEAHLYHRAHWHEGKLYYRGQILIDNTEEVEA, encoded by the coding sequence ATGGCACATCCAAAGAGAAAAATCTCGAAAACCAGAAGAGATAAGAGAAGAACACATTATAAAGCTTCAGCTCCAAAAGTTGCTGTAGACGCTGTAACGGGTGAAGCACACTTGTATCACAGAGCTCACTGGCACGAAGGTAAACTTTACTACCGTGGTCAGATCTTAATCGATAACACAGAAGAAGTAGAGGCTTAG
- the pdxA gene encoding 4-hydroxythreonine-4-phosphate dehydrogenase PdxA: MKQEEMIKLGISIGDLNGIGSEIVLKTFDDARMLEFCTPIIFASSKIINFLKKHYKLSLNFQGIDDPSKAIDGKINVMNVWKENVNIKFGEEDNEIGSFAFKSLAAATSALKNDKIDVLVTAPINKSTIQSEDFKFPGHTDYLARELGGESLMFMITDNLKVGLLTDHVALKDIASVITPELIESKINTISKTLKQDFRVQKPKIAVLGINPHSGDNGVIGKEDEETLKPTIQKLRDKGQLVFGPYSADSFFGSKNYKNFDAVVASYHDQGLIPFKTLSFGRGVNFTAGLEKVRTSPDHGTGFDIAGKNEANINSFKEAVFKGIEIYKAREEYKVLTENPLKKQGRKI, from the coding sequence ATGAAACAGGAGGAAATGATCAAACTAGGGATTAGCATTGGAGATCTGAATGGAATTGGGAGTGAGATCGTACTGAAGACTTTCGATGATGCTAGAATGCTGGAATTCTGTACTCCTATTATATTCGCATCTTCTAAGATCATCAATTTTCTTAAAAAACATTACAAGCTCTCATTGAACTTTCAGGGGATCGACGATCCTTCTAAGGCAATTGATGGAAAGATCAATGTGATGAATGTCTGGAAGGAGAATGTGAATATCAAGTTTGGTGAAGAAGATAATGAGATTGGTAGTTTTGCATTCAAATCTCTTGCTGCCGCCACTTCAGCATTAAAAAATGATAAGATCGATGTGCTGGTCACTGCGCCTATTAATAAGTCGACTATCCAGTCTGAAGATTTTAAGTTTCCGGGACATACAGATTATTTAGCCAGGGAACTTGGAGGTGAAAGCTTAATGTTCATGATCACAGATAATCTGAAGGTTGGTTTACTTACAGATCATGTTGCGTTGAAAGATATTGCTTCCGTCATAACTCCGGAACTCATAGAATCAAAGATCAATACCATCAGTAAGACCTTAAAACAGGATTTCAGGGTTCAGAAACCTAAGATCGCTGTGCTGGGAATTAACCCTCATAGCGGTGATAATGGTGTCATCGGGAAAGAAGACGAGGAAACTTTGAAGCCTACGATTCAAAAACTGAGAGATAAGGGACAGTTGGTATTTGGTCCTTATTCCGCAGATAGTTTCTTCGGATCAAAAAATTACAAGAATTTTGATGCCGTGGTGGCTTCTTATCATGACCAGGGTTTGATCCCTTTTAAAACGTTATCCTTTGGAAGAGGGGTGAACTTTACCGCAGGATTGGAAAAGGTTAGAACTTCCCCAGATCATGGAACTGGTTTTGATATCGCTGGGAAGAACGAGGCAAATATTAATTCTTTTAAAGAGGCTGTATTCAAAGGGATCGAGATCTATAAAGCTCGTGAAGAATATAAGGTGCTCACAGAAAATCCATTAAAGAAACAAGGTAGGAAGATATAA
- a CDS encoding YceD family protein: MRNLAEFTIPFKGLKLGKHQFEYELDNRFFEHFEYEEFNSADVKIDLLFEKKSTMMELTFNAGGTVNVNCDLTNEPYDQPIENTLFLVIKFGDEFNNEDEDLLIIPHGEYEVNIQQYIYELVVLGVPAKRIHPGVEDGTLESDVLDKLEEHSLKSQKKRNEDDIDPRWDKLKNLLNE, encoded by the coding sequence ATGAGGAATTTAGCGGAGTTTACGATTCCATTCAAGGGATTAAAGCTTGGGAAGCACCAGTTTGAGTATGAGTTAGATAACAGGTTCTTTGAACATTTTGAGTACGAGGAATTCAACAGTGCAGATGTTAAGATCGACCTGCTGTTTGAGAAGAAAAGCACCATGATGGAGCTTACTTTCAACGCAGGGGGAACAGTGAATGTTAATTGTGATCTTACCAACGAGCCTTACGATCAACCAATAGAGAACACCCTTTTTCTGGTGATCAAGTTTGGCGATGAATTCAACAATGAGGATGAAGATCTACTTATTATTCCCCATGGAGAATATGAGGTAAATATTCAGCAATATATTTATGAGCTGGTGGTACTTGGTGTACCTGCAAAAAGAATTCATCCGGGTGTTGAAGACGGCACATTGGAATCTGATGTACTTGATAAGTTGGAAGAACACAGTTTGAAAAGTCAGAAAAAGAGAAATGAGGATGATATTGATCCTCGCTGGGACAAATTAAAAAATTTATTAAACGAATAA
- a CDS encoding riboflavin synthase: protein MFTGIVEEIGKIVAVEKSEGNVNLTISAEMTPELKIDQSVSHNGVCLTVVSIEGNMYTVTAVQETLNKTSIGNLKTGDAVNLERGMKLGARLDGHIVQGHVDQTAICKEVKETEGSWLYTFEYDPSVGNLTIEKGSITVNGVSLTVVNSKATEFSVAIIPYTYEHTNFKDLQKGDTVNLEFDVIGKYVKRITELS from the coding sequence ATGTTCACAGGGATCGTAGAAGAAATAGGAAAAATTGTAGCTGTAGAGAAGTCGGAAGGCAATGTGAATCTTACGATTTCTGCGGAAATGACTCCGGAATTAAAGATAGACCAAAGTGTTTCTCATAATGGTGTATGTCTTACAGTGGTTTCTATTGAAGGAAATATGTATACTGTTACCGCGGTTCAGGAGACCTTGAACAAGACAAGTATAGGAAATCTGAAGACTGGAGATGCTGTCAACCTGGAACGCGGCATGAAACTAGGTGCTCGACTTGATGGGCATATAGTACAGGGACATGTTGACCAGACGGCCATCTGTAAAGAAGTAAAAGAAACGGAAGGTAGCTGGCTTTACACCTTTGAGTACGACCCATCGGTTGGAAATCTTACGATAGAAAAAGGATCTATTACTGTTAACGGAGTAAGTCTTACCGTTGTGAACAGCAAGGCGACAGAATTTTCTGTAGCGATCATTCCTTATACTTATGAGCATACGAATTTTAAAGATCTGCAAAAAGGAGATACAGTAAATCTTGAGTTTGATGTAATCGGGAAATATGTGAAGCGAATCACCGAGCTTTCCTAA
- the accB gene encoding acetyl-CoA carboxylase biotin carboxyl carrier protein, with the protein MDLKEIQNLIKFVAKSGASEVKLETGDVKITIKTGSDDKETTIVQQVPMGGQQLQQMPAQQQAPAQQAAPQEAAPAAEDKKTADDDSKYITVKSPIIGTFYRKPSPDKPTFVEVGDSVKEGDVLCIIEAMKLFNEIESEVSGKIVKVLVDDSSPVEFDQPLYLVDPS; encoded by the coding sequence ATGGATTTAAAGGAAATTCAGAATCTGATTAAATTTGTGGCTAAATCTGGCGCAAGTGAGGTTAAACTTGAAACAGGTGATGTAAAGATCACAATTAAAACAGGTTCAGACGATAAGGAAACTACCATAGTACAACAGGTTCCTATGGGAGGACAACAACTTCAGCAAATGCCAGCTCAACAGCAGGCTCCGGCTCAACAGGCTGCTCCTCAGGAAGCTGCTCCAGCCGCTGAAGACAAGAAAACTGCAGATGATGATTCTAAATATATCACTGTAAAATCTCCTATAATCGGGACATTCTACAGAAAGCCATCTCCAGACAAGCCAACATTTGTTGAGGTTGGAGACTCTGTTAAAGAAGGTGATGTGCTTTGTATCATTGAAGCAATGAAACTTTTCAACGAGATCGAAAGTGAAGTATCTGGAAAGATCGTAAAAGTACTGGTAGATGATTCATCTCCTGTAGAATTCGATCAGCCACTTTACCTGGTAGATCCGTCATAA
- the mtgA gene encoding monofunctional biosynthetic peptidoglycan transglycosylase, with protein MIRKFFSFIFKILLGLFLFSIAIVVIYKWVPVPFTPLMVIRYFENPEEDIQHDWVAINEISGHLQKAVIASEDQNFPSHSGFDFKAIKEAMEDNRNGRKIRGASTISQQTAKNVFLYPGRTWFRKGLEAYFTFLIEIIWGKERILEVYLNSIEMGKGVYGAQAASLHWFGKDAVNLGAYEAAAIAAVLPNPRVYRASPASSFIANRKNWIVRQMQNLGKLSLD; from the coding sequence ATGATTAGAAAATTTTTTAGTTTCATCTTTAAGATACTTCTTGGACTGTTCCTGTTTAGTATTGCTATCGTTGTGATCTACAAATGGGTGCCAGTTCCTTTCACGCCTTTAATGGTGATACGTTACTTTGAAAATCCAGAGGAAGATATTCAGCACGATTGGGTAGCAATAAATGAAATTTCAGGCCATCTCCAAAAAGCAGTTATCGCAAGCGAAGACCAGAATTTCCCTTCTCATAGTGGCTTCGATTTTAAAGCGATCAAGGAAGCTATGGAAGATAATCGCAATGGAAGAAAGATTCGCGGAGCAAGCACAATTTCACAACAAACCGCGAAAAACGTTTTCCTGTACCCGGGAAGAACCTGGTTTCGGAAAGGTCTGGAAGCATATTTTACATTCTTGATCGAAATTATATGGGGCAAAGAACGAATTCTGGAAGTCTATCTGAATAGTATTGAAATGGGTAAAGGAGTCTATGGCGCGCAAGCTGCATCATTACATTGGTTTGGTAAGGATGCGGTAAACCTCGGTGCGTATGAAGCTGCGGCCATTGCTGCTGTTTTACCAAATCCAAGGGTATATCGCGCAAGTCCGGCGTCTTCTTTTATCGCAAACAGAAAGAACTGGATCGTAAGACAGATGCAAAATCTTGGTAAACTCAGCTTAGACTAA
- a CDS encoding beta-ketoacyl-ACP synthase III, with amino-acid sequence MSKITAAITAVGAYVPEDILTNKMLEELVDTTDEWILSRTGIKERRILKDPSKGTSYLAVEAAKNLINKTNLDPAEIDLIILGTVSPDMPVAATAVHVASEIGAVNAFGYDLQAACSSFLYGMSTGAAYIESGRYKKVLVIGADKMSSILDYTDRTTCIIFGDGAGAVLMEPNFEGLGLQDELLRCDSIGRNSLKIAAGGSLLPPSEETVAKKLHYVQQDGKTVFKFAVSNMAEVSAQIMEKNNLTNKDVDWLVAHQANKRIVDATAKRMNLTDESKVLMNIERYGNTTAATLPLLLSDYEKQFKKGDNLIFASFGGGFTWGATYLKWAYNS; translated from the coding sequence ATGAGCAAAATCACAGCAGCGATTACGGCTGTAGGTGCTTATGTACCTGAAGATATTTTGACCAACAAAATGTTGGAAGAATTGGTGGATACCACAGATGAGTGGATCCTCAGCAGGACAGGAATTAAAGAAAGAAGAATACTCAAAGATCCCTCTAAGGGAACTTCTTACCTAGCCGTAGAGGCAGCCAAAAATTTGATCAATAAGACAAATCTTGACCCGGCAGAAATAGACTTAATCATTTTAGGGACAGTATCTCCAGATATGCCAGTAGCGGCAACAGCCGTTCATGTGGCTTCTGAGATTGGTGCCGTTAATGCTTTTGGCTACGATCTGCAGGCGGCATGCTCTAGTTTCCTTTATGGAATGTCTACGGGAGCGGCCTACATAGAATCTGGAAGATATAAGAAAGTTCTGGTCATTGGTGCAGATAAGATGTCCTCTATACTTGATTATACAGATAGAACAACCTGTATTATCTTTGGTGATGGAGCCGGAGCTGTGCTAATGGAACCTAATTTTGAAGGTCTTGGATTACAGGATGAATTACTTAGATGTGATTCTATAGGACGTAATTCCCTCAAGATCGCTGCGGGCGGATCTCTATTACCACCTTCTGAAGAAACTGTTGCTAAAAAACTTCATTACGTCCAGCAGGATGGAAAGACTGTATTTAAGTTTGCGGTTTCAAACATGGCAGAAGTAAGTGCGCAGATTATGGAGAAAAACAATCTTACAAATAAAGATGTAGATTGGCTGGTGGCACACCAGGCCAACAAGCGTATAGTAGATGCGACTGCCAAGAGAATGAACCTTACAGATGAGAGCAAGGTATTAATGAATATAGAGAGGTATGGAAATACAACTGCTGCTACATTACCTTTGTTACTCAGTGATTACGAAAAACAATTTAAAAAAGGAGATAATTTAATATTTGCCTCTTTCGGAGGTGGCTTCACTTGGGGAGCTACTTACCTTAAATGGGCTTATAACTCATAA
- a CDS encoding transcription elongation factor, protein MLKQELLDKCEDFIQQKTTALHNAMQGLKQDLENESKSSAGDKFETGREMINIEWNKLSNQLQQYEQMKSVIKRINVQTDSNIVKAGSIIFTENANYFISIPAGELIVEDTKFYAIGSKAPVATAMLGKTENDSYTFNQQEVLIKKII, encoded by the coding sequence ATGCTTAAACAAGAATTGCTAGATAAATGTGAGGATTTTATTCAGCAAAAAACAACCGCTTTGCATAATGCGATGCAGGGATTAAAACAGGATCTTGAGAATGAATCCAAGAGTAGTGCCGGAGACAAGTTTGAGACGGGCCGAGAAATGATCAACATTGAATGGAACAAACTCAGCAATCAATTACAGCAGTATGAACAAATGAAGTCTGTTATAAAGCGGATTAATGTACAGACCGACTCTAACATCGTAAAAGCCGGTAGTATCATTTTTACTGAAAATGCAAATTATTTCATTTCTATTCCAGCGGGAGAATTAATTGTTGAGGATACAAAATTCTATGCGATAGGTAGCAAAGCTCCAGTTGCTACCGCCATGCTTGGAAAAACTGAGAATGACAGCTATACTTTTAATCAGCAGGAGGTGCTTATTAAAAAGATTATTTAA
- the accC gene encoding acetyl-CoA carboxylase biotin carboxylase subunit — protein MFKKILIANRGEIALRVIRTCKEMGIKTVAVYSTADAESLHVRFADEAVCIGPAPSNLSYLKISNIIAAAEITNADAIHPGYGFLSENAKFSKICEEHDIKFIGASPEMISKMGDKATAKATMRAAGVPCVPGSEGIIEDFQECKELAKEIGYPVMLKATAGGGGKGMRAIWKEEELEPAWESARKEAAASFGNDGMYMEKLIEEPRHIEIQIVGDSSGKACHLSERDCSVQRRHQKLTEETPSPFMTDTLRKKMGDAAVKAAEYIKYEGAGTVEFLVDKHRNFYFMEMNTRIQVEHPITEQVIDYDLIREQILVASGVPISGKNYTPQLHSIECRINAEDPYHNFRPSPGKITNLHAPGGHGVRIDTHVYSGYVIPPNYDSMIAKLITTAQTREEAINKMKRALDEFVIEGVKTTIPFHRQLMDHPDYIEGNYTTKFMEDFKMKPLEE, from the coding sequence ATGTTTAAAAAAATATTGATTGCAAACAGGGGAGAAATCGCACTTCGTGTGATTCGTACCTGTAAGGAAATGGGAATAAAAACGGTAGCAGTTTACTCTACTGCAGATGCTGAAAGTCTACACGTTAGATTTGCAGATGAAGCGGTTTGTATTGGACCAGCACCAAGTAACCTTTCCTATCTAAAGATTTCTAATATCATTGCTGCGGCAGAGATCACCAATGCTGATGCGATCCACCCGGGCTACGGTTTTCTTTCTGAAAATGCTAAATTTTCCAAGATCTGTGAAGAACATGATATCAAATTCATTGGAGCTTCACCGGAGATGATCAGCAAAATGGGAGATAAAGCAACAGCAAAAGCTACCATGAGAGCGGCTGGTGTTCCTTGTGTTCCTGGATCTGAAGGTATTATCGAGGATTTTCAAGAATGTAAAGAACTAGCCAAGGAAATTGGCTATCCTGTGATGCTGAAGGCAACTGCCGGAGGTGGAGGTAAAGGGATGCGAGCTATCTGGAAAGAGGAAGAGCTGGAACCAGCGTGGGAATCTGCCCGTAAAGAAGCAGCAGCATCATTTGGTAATGATGGGATGTATATGGAAAAGCTTATTGAGGAGCCACGCCATATTGAGATCCAGATCGTAGGAGACAGTAGCGGTAAAGCCTGTCATCTTTCTGAAAGAGATTGTTCCGTTCAACGACGTCATCAGAAACTTACTGAAGAAACTCCATCACCATTCATGACAGATACGCTACGTAAGAAAATGGGTGATGCTGCGGTAAAAGCTGCTGAATATATTAAATATGAAGGTGCGGGTACTGTTGAATTCCTGGTAGATAAGCATAGAAATTTCTATTTTATGGAAATGAATACGCGTATCCAGGTTGAGCACCCAATTACAGAGCAGGTGATCGATTACGATCTTATTCGTGAGCAGATCCTTGTAGCTTCTGGAGTGCCAATTTCAGGTAAAAATTATACTCCGCAGTTGCATTCTATCGAGTGTAGAATCAATGCAGAAGACCCGTATCATAACTTTAGACCATCACCGGGGAAGATCACCAATCTTCACGCACCGGGAGGTCATGGAGTTCGTATCGATACCCACGTTTATAGTGGTTACGTGATCCCTCCAAATTATGATTCTATGATCGCGAAATTGATCACGACCGCTCAAACAAGAGAGGAAGCGATCAATAAAATGAAACGTGCGCTGGACGAGTTTGTGATCGAAGGTGTGAAAACCACGATTCCATTCCACCGCCAGTTGATGGATCATCCAGATTATATTGAAGGTAATTATACTACTAAATTCATGGAGGATTTTAAGATGAAACCTCTGGAAGAATAA
- a CDS encoding FAD-dependent oxidoreductase, with product MNLSFWEHESWINNVDYCIIGSGITGLNCGLQLRRSRPAAKILILEKGLLPEGASTKNAGFACFGSISEILDDLKTLSEDEVVELVEKRRNGLSLLRKNLGDTQIDFQQNGGYELFTIADEELYQRSVEAIPGINKILKPVFGESVFKETSNSFGFSNIMPRLIVNQFEGQIDTGKMMQTLLKKVSSENIQVLSGIKVNSFFDEEHSVRIETDKFQISAKKLLIATNGFASSLGLEDVKPARAQVLITKPIKNLNLKGTFHLDRGYYYFRNIGSRVLIGGGRNLDYEAEETEQMGTTSLVQNKLEHLLKTCILPETKFEIDRRWSGIMGIGSSRQPIMKSLSRNVSCGVRLGGMGVAIGSLVGRDLAEITLNS from the coding sequence ATGAATCTTTCCTTCTGGGAACACGAATCCTGGATCAATAATGTCGACTATTGTATTATAGGCAGTGGTATCACGGGTTTAAACTGTGGTTTGCAGCTAAGAAGATCAAGACCAGCGGCCAAAATTCTCATTCTCGAGAAAGGGCTACTTCCAGAAGGAGCTAGCACCAAAAACGCCGGGTTTGCCTGCTTCGGAAGTATATCTGAAATCCTTGATGATCTCAAAACTTTATCTGAAGACGAAGTGGTTGAACTAGTAGAAAAACGTCGTAACGGACTATCACTTCTTCGGAAGAATCTGGGTGACACACAGATCGATTTTCAACAGAATGGAGGATACGAGCTTTTTACCATAGCAGATGAAGAATTGTACCAGCGCAGTGTGGAGGCTATTCCAGGAATTAATAAAATTCTGAAACCGGTCTTTGGAGAGTCCGTTTTTAAGGAAACTTCCAATTCCTTTGGCTTTAGTAATATCATGCCGAGACTTATTGTTAATCAGTTTGAGGGCCAGATTGACACCGGTAAGATGATGCAGACACTATTGAAGAAAGTATCTTCTGAAAATATACAGGTGCTCAGCGGTATCAAAGTAAATTCATTTTTCGATGAAGAACATTCCGTCCGGATCGAAACAGATAAGTTTCAAATTTCAGCTAAAAAATTATTGATCGCCACCAATGGGTTTGCATCCAGCCTTGGACTTGAAGATGTGAAACCTGCCCGTGCACAGGTGTTGATCACCAAACCTATCAAGAATTTAAATCTCAAAGGCACTTTTCATCTGGACAGAGGCTATTACTATTTTCGAAATATTGGAAGTCGTGTCCTTATTGGCGGTGGTCGTAACCTGGATTACGAAGCTGAAGAGACTGAACAAATGGGCACAACCAGTCTTGTCCAGAACAAACTTGAGCACTTATTGAAAACCTGTATCTTGCCTGAGACCAAGTTCGAAATAGACAGAAGGTGGAGTGGGATCATGGGAATTGGATCCTCAAGGCAACCAATAATGAAGTCACTTTCCAGAAATGTAAGCTGTGGAGTTCGCCTTGGCGGAATGGGGGTCGCAATTGGTAGCCTGGTTGGTAGAGACCTGGCCGAAATAACATTGAATTCATGA